The sequence GATAAGTcaaattgatgtttttacatCTATGCTGACACAATTGGCTTAAcattaaaagagagagagagtgcagggTCACAGTTGATTTACTTAATTTCAGATTTCTTCTGTACTCGttctttacatttcagtttttcatttggaGCTCGGTGAACACTTTATCCCTGCTTCTGAGTGTATGTCTGAGGACGTGTTCACTGAGGTGTCCAGGAAAATGGGAGTAACCTGGACAGAGGAATTGAAATTTTAATGATGAGCAGCACCACCACGCTGACGGCCATGGAACACCTCAGACAGCTTAAATATCACCGCTAATTAACACAGTGAGGTGGGCTGTCACAGGCGTGATGGATGTTTGAGGGGGGGTGCAGATTGCTGCTTTCAACCAACCACCTATTCCTTTATTAATCAAAGCCTGAGATGAAAAGGCTCTCCCACACCTCTGGGAAAGGAAGATAGCAGGAGCTATTGTTGGGAGGGTTTCAATCATCTGCTCTGAGCCTGTGATGTATTTGATCAGGGGGCATCCAAACATTTGTAGGAGACAGAACGTTTCTGCTGTTGAGCGCTTGTTTTTGTAAACCTCTGAATCACCCATGTGTTGACAGAGCCACAGTATGTGCAGTCAGTCGAGATTTACTGGTTGTTGGGGAAATTTCTGTTTGGAGGGCCTATTTTTTTATACCTCTGACAGGAGAGGTGAGCATGTAGAGAGTTGACTATCAGTCTTAAAAGAGGACTCTCCTCCCTGATAAAGTGAGCCAGTCTGCGTTCAAGGCAGCACTCCTACACTTTACCTCTGGACTGACTCCATGATCAGTCTGTCTCGCGGAGATGATTTCGAACCTAGATGATTTCAGCACTTTGTGTATGAAGATGGAGTGTTATCTCCCCCTCTCTGATCTCCTCCCCATCTACCTCACTTAAGGAGGTCCATTGTTAAGTGCCGGGGGCCTGTGGGTGCTGTAAATCAGGCTGCAGAGGGAGGGGATGTCTCCCATGGGGGAGAGCACACACTCCCAGAAGCCTTCAGGCTGATCTCATCCTGCCTATCCTAATGCTTTAATTAAAGAACTGGTCAATAGCAAAGAGGAAGGTGCTAAAGGGTATGATCTGCACTTCCTAACGTACGACTGATGTGGCAATACCCCTGCAGGGAGAATGACGGGGCAATGTACTTGAAGAAATTCTTTCCTCCTGTCTGAAGAATGTGGGTATCAGCTATCACTGCACAGACGGTTATGTCTGTTTGATTGCCCACTCTGACAATTATGTGTCTTAAAAGCATGAgtccaaaaaaagagagagaggttagACTTGTACGTGTGCTTCGTGATCAATAAGTCATAGCCAAAAATACCAAGGCACACTGctttgcaaaaatgaaaaagcctTTAATAAATGGGTTTAGCACCTACGCGTTTCAACTCAGTCTTCTTCAGGTGCTCCTTAGATCCAAAGAGCACCTGTTTTTTGATATCTGCATTTATGAAGTCGCACTCCTCAGCCAATCTACTGGCATTTGCTCTCTCTACAAAAGtcttaaaaacaatatttttaagaAATCATCTTTGTTCACAGCTGACTGCTGTGTATTTTACATTCCTCCTCTGCAGTTTTGGAATCAAACTGGATTTAAAAACTcataaaatgtgactgttttaacCCAGactctttatttttacatttctttacaaGTTCCAAAAAGTGTAATGCAACATCAGATCAGAGTCACATATTTCCAACCAGCTCCAGGTCATGATATCAGTAATTGCTTCGTGGAAGAGGTATACTGATCATCTGTTGTCTCAGCTTTAGCAAGTACTTTAAAAAGCCCCAGAAAAGTACAGATCAATTGACTTGCACACAGTATAAGCACCATACTAGTCTCAAAGAAGGTTGTGAACAGACAGTAGCTTAGGATACACCTCCCTCTTGTGGCGCACACAAGGCTTTGTATAAACCCACTACTGTATTGTAATGACAGTCACTGTTGATTTGATGTaataaatgattgttttcattcttatatcaagaaaaaaacatgatgtgaGGTTTCTCACTGcttcatatcattgtaaattttATAACTGTTTTTTTGAATAGTggtcagagaaaaagctgttttaagacactAGACTGGTAACTGGACATGGACATGAGTCATTCTTGATAACTAATCAATTCATTTAAACATATAGATTGATCAATGACTTGCtcataactgtgtgtgtataatgtgatGTCTTTAGTTGTCTAATTGTTGCTTCATGGTCTTCTGGCCAAAACTTTGTACTTAAGCCAATTGCAAAATTACATTAATCTTATTAGTTCACTGTTGCCTCCCAACACTCATTTACGTGTGCAGCAAACTGTATTTGCCATTTatttgataagaaaaaaataactgattaattaacCCTGATAGAAAGTGAGAGCTAACTGACTTTTATTTCATCCATGTtaattcattgtatttttttttttgactcagagaattgtgtgtttattttgaattACCACTCAAAGGGGTTAAAAAGGGTTGTGTCTTCAACTTCATCACTATGCTGGATAGAAAATTGGCCCTCATGTGGTCATGGATGCCATCTGCTGACACAATTAGTGCATTACatatttctgaaatgttttgcaGTTCTAGTCTAAGATTCTTTAAGTAATGTTCAATTGAAGACAGATAATATAagttttcatgttatgttgacTGAGGCTCAGTAAGACTGAAATGGGTCAAAATAATCAATGAGTATTTCATGCTGCAAAATCCTCTGAACATAATTTAAGTCAGACTGAACTTCAGTCTGACTTTCAAATCTGCATCCTTAGAAAATCACTTGAGGCATCACTGCTGcaaaacacatgaacaacatGCACTTGTTTAAAAAGTGTAACAGTTTTATTGAGACTTGGGGCCCTAAAACTCCCTTCACTACAGAGTCAAAATTTACTTCACTTCACCCCTGAAATGACTTAAGAAGGTGGAGctcacattttataaaatatcacaaaatgtaTACAAGATCCTccaacaaacacatgcaaaagaaaaataaaaaaaatatgtcaactAATCCTGGCTGCTATACTAAAAGGGCAAGAGAATAGCAAGTTGAAGGATGTCTCACCTTGGACTTTTTCAGCTGTCAGAAATCATCAGACTACAGTTCATAAATTTGTAAATACTTTGATCTTTTGGAGTGTGGGCCCCATACATACTATTTTCTACCCCTAAtacaatttaaatatatattaccTTCATAAGCAGTAGATAAGTCAGTGATCTAAAAGTCTGACAGTAACAGAACTACCAAGTCTACTATAAAACATTATTCTAAACAGATAACAACTGTTAAAACTCATGTGGTCTTCTACAATTGAGCTAATGTCTTCAGTCCAGTGTTTACAGACTGATTCAACCATACACAGGCCTGGATATAGTATAATGTAGGTTTATCATCATAAAAAACACCACATGGACCTTATATTCCCCCGTCCACCACATACAATTAGTCATCTTCACTGAAGATGCTAAAGGTTAAACTGGAGATGAAATGACATGGCACTGTATTCAGATCACATTCAGTCAGGTCAAGAAAGACAAGAGGTGAGCTCTCGAAATCTATGATTGAGCCAAATCttattgtaaaatgtttgaattGATCTGGGCCATTTTCACAAGCACTAACAAAAAACTTTCCCCAGTAACTCCACTAAAAATACGACTGACAGCCATCTAAAAccatctgtttttaaagattttacagGCTGTCAAACTTGTGACTGGGAACAGGCTGAGGACTCACAACTCCCAGCCTCACTTGATAAAATACTTTTGAAAGGACAGGAAACTGAGCAGGAGACTCAccaaaatacttttaaaaggACGGAAGACTGAGCAGGAGACTCTACTGACACTGAAGTGGGAAAAAATAAGACTAACGTTGGTTTCTATGAACAGAGAGATagtaaacaaactgaaattaaattggggggggggggggggggggggggggggggggttattaCAGAAGCACTTTAGGAATCATCTCATTTCTGCAACAGACAGGTAGTTCATAGATCCAGTTACTGTCATAAAAAGCAGACTAACTTTGTTCAAGTTActatgattataaaaaaaaaaaatcacagctcTCACCTGCTACTGTATTCTTCATCACTGTAACTTATTAACAGTCAAGATAAAACCCTTAAAACAAGGTAGAACAGTTAATGTGTATGCAAACAGTCTCTACACACCTATTTGAAAAcctaagcttttttttttttttacatttcaggaGCATCTAGttattttttagtgtttttcattttaacagcaGGATAAATAGCAGATGAGAATTTTTTTAAGACATCCATTTAGATCCACATAAGACTTGTGTGTTGGGAAAAGGCAGTCTTGTACATGAAGTAAAAATGGATTACTAGTTTGCTTTCTATTCTGTAATAAGCCCCTTCCATGTTTGGATCAGTGTCAAATATATTAAACACAACAGTATTGGAAAGGTCACTACCTCAAGGCAGCAGGGACCACAAGTCTGCTGTGATCTTTCTCTTATCAGCAGTAGCTGGTATATGATTAGTAGtgtaagaaacacaaaatgagtAGGACTTGAACattaaaaagctaaatgttTCCGTGTTTGTGTCCTTTAGTGAATTGTCCATATGTAGTAGTAGGCAGCGCTGGGGTTGATTGCAGGTCAGCAGGATACCCATGTGGCGCTACACGATACATCAGCAGTTGATGCAGTCAAAAATACTTACAATCCCTTGGCAGCAATAccaaaaaaccttttaaataaaagatgtATGCATTCATCATTCAGTTATTGCCATAATAATGTTACCTGTTGACCAAGGATATGAATTAGTCCTTGCCCCTCCACCTGTACCATGAATGTAACAGTACAttgaaaaagtacaaaaatcCACTATCAAGCTCTATGAATGAGCTGGTGAGAGCAAACTAAAGTTTGGTTGTGTTTAAGCTGGGCTGTTGTCAGGTTAGAGTACTGTTGAGCTCTGATGAGCGACATTACTGAGCCGCAGACTGTCTGTAGGGTCTTTGAGGGAGGCTGAGGGTCAGACAGTCAGGCGGTTGTTGGAAGGCTGTAGGGGGCTCCAGGAGGCTGGGTGGGCTGATGCGTCCTGTGAGTACCCTGATGCCCGAGTGTCACAGCATGACTGGTTTTCCTCTTTGCTTATCCCAACTGTACACAACCGTCGGTGCCTCAGCAGCCGGTCTGTCCGTGAGAAGTTCTGGAGCCAGGAACAGACAGACGTATGTTTCAGACAACGTAgcagaacaggaggaatgattacagcaagagaaATCTATTcaagtgttcatttgggcacctgactgttgttttaagacagacttgtaaaattgtgaacccgtcctttaatgttTTACGAAGCTGACTAACCTGATGGCAGCGATCACACTGgtacggcttctctccactGTGAACCCTCTTGTGTCTGTCCAGGTGGTAACGCTGAATGAACCGCATATCACACGCATCACAGGCAAATGGCTTTTCCCCTGTGAACAATCACAGGTGAAATCATTTATCAGCATTTATTAGAACTCACTGCACATTTCACTGGAtgcatttgtcatttgtcatttgctTGCTCAAAAATAAGAGCGAGTCTTGACCAAAAGAGCAGCACCACTATGTTACAGacattaacttttattaaaacaaaggcagaaaaaacatgtaacataaaaattatatcattataacCAATTAAATAACAACATGCAATTTGTATGTGCCCATCATTTAAGGAGGCTagaatttatgttttttctgcagtttattCCAAGCAGATGGAGTTTCTGTAGAGTGGAAGTTCGCTGAGGTTTCATGAGCTGAATAGTGGCCTCAATACTCCTTGACGCCTCCCTGTGTCCCATATTTAACTACTAAATGCAAAGGAAAGAAGAAGTCCACACTGCAGTGAAGAGAAACGCAAGTTGTGGGTTCTCACCTGTATGTGTTAGTATATGTCTCTTGAGGTGGTAGCTACTCCGGAAAGCTCCATAGCAGTGGTCGCAGATGAAGTTCTTCTGGACTTTCAAGGAACTGTCGACATCCATATCGATTGGGGGAAGTAAAGGctaacaacaataacacagtTAGTTAAACTAAAGTGAACGGCACAAGgaaatctttacatttaaacGCGTAGTTTTGAAACAATCCTTACCTCCACTTTCTCTTTAACTTTGTGAGATGACCCTgactttttgtgctttttcttgGGTTGCATATTCTGGTTTGCCTGCATGTCCTTTCCATCCATCATTCTTGATGAGTGATAATCGCCATCCTTTCGAATCAGCTTTTGGAGGAAGAAATGGTAGAAGGTAAGCTTTTCTGCACTAAACAAGATTATATGCTAGCTTGCAATCAAGCagcaaacacatatttacatcttaaaaaaaatcatatataactccaatgcaaaaatacatgaaagttaGAGAATTTTAGCTATTAGTATCCAGCCTCAGAGTTGTTTTCTGATgtactgttcattttaattttcattacaCTTGTCTATTtacaactttattttattcatgacaACAAAGTTTATAAATTGCAGCATTAACCAGCTTTTTTTCtatatacaaaacaaacagagaagctCCTAAAGTGAGTGTGGCTGGAATCTCCCTCACCAGTGGTGGACAGCTCCCGGCTGACAGATGGCCCATGTGGCTGTGGGATTGTCCGTGGTGAACCTGGTGTCCATGGTGGTTGTGGCTGTGCTGTGAATGGGTTTGATGGCTCTCAGGACTGGCCCTGTGCCCCTGACCCAACGTTGACATCATCTTCTTCTGGCCTGGAATGTTGTTGGCTTGCATCAGGGCCATGCTGGACAGCACCGCCTCGCAGCCCAGCAACCCAGCCTAGCAACGCAAACAACATGTCAGAGCAGAAAGAGGGGGGCCATGGGACTCCCTCATAGAGACAAGGAGTcaggggaaggaggggggagtCGAGTAATGGGAGTAACAGAGAAATGCACTGGCATCAGGACTGGGAACACACAGTAAAAAGCCATGATGGTGATTCTGGAGATGAAGAGACTTCCACTGACCCATTTCATATGGTCTCGAACAGGGTTGTTGGAATGGTGTGTCATCGCCGTAGTTTGAATGCGTGCGTGTTTAGGGGAACAGAGGGGGGCTTCACTCAGGATGAGGGGTAACAGAAGAGACCACACCCACCCAAATCATCGGGGGCACAAGCCTGAAAGTAGAGGCATGACAACATGATGCTGAGATTTTTACATGCTTGAATCAGGAGCTGGAATACCAGACCAATCTACTTCAATTCATAAACCACACATTCTGGATATAATATATCCAGAAATGTAGGTTAAGCACTAATATGTGCAGTGTATCAGGCAAGAAAGCCCCAATGGTTTGGTGCACACCACATGTTTCCATGGTTGACAGAAAAACCAACAACGAAgtagaggaaacaaaaagagggaaatctgatggaaaaaatgaagacaatgttcaaaaacaaataaaagacatCTGTTTAAGGTATGACACGTTAATCACACAAATGCTTTGTATATGAGGTAGTGCTGAGAAGTATAAAAGGAGCAAGTATCTAAAAGTTGTGAGCTTCAGTTTGAGAACAGCAAGTGTATATAATCTAAATTATATTGTTTTAGGCATCTTAAAAAGCATCAGTTTTCTGAACTGATTGAAAGCAAGTTAATATAACACAACATTGCATTAGCTAAAGAAGTAAACCTATAAACTGAGTCTACATCTTAATAAGTCATATTGGTTTTTGCCCAAGTCATGTTTCGTAGGACAAATCAACTGACGTGAGAGAAAGTCATGAATCACTGAGGTGTTTCAAATACTTCAACAGGCAGTCTGTCATAATACTGTGAATTGAATTTCATGGAATGAAACTGCGAATGCAATGAACGCTGGTTCTCCAATCATTTAGTCAATTGACCTGTGAAGTAATTCCATAGCACTGCATGATAATgaccaaacatcacaaacatatCACCTTAGAATTAATAGgtataatgtataaataaataataaattgcaCAGTTTAACGCGTACTTGtaacaatacaaacattatGTATGTTTCTGTTGTCTTCCAAGTTTGCAGCATTCTCTCCTCAAGTATATATGTAGTGCTGTTAGCTCCAGTCGGTGGGCTTTTATGTTATATCCTCTTAAAGTGCAAACTTTACAATACATTTGTAAAACAAGACTAACTCTTGGTTTGAACAGATTTCAAAAAAACCTACAAAGCCAATTGAATGTGTCTGTAATCAGACAAAACCCTGGTGCACAATTCCTGCTCATCATTATCACAATGCAGTTGGGTCTTAAAGTTCAAAAGGAATGACCCAAAACTAAGTGCTGCATGGTTACATCCTTGGCACTGAAAGGCACATGATTTAGTATAAATTTCCTAGCACCAGTGCATATTAATGTAATACCGCCATGCACATTACCCAAAACTAAATTGATTATATCGCAGGAAACATTGTGGTGCAGTGTTATGACTAAACTATTATGTAAGACAATACAGGAGCATCTATAGCAGATATATACCGATACTGACCATGCTTAAAACCTTtgataataaacagaaacactgtAATTCATCACTTTGGTGAAACATGTTAGCTTCCAttcatttaatgtattttaatcttGACAATAATCTGTGTTGGAGAGGTTGTGAGTCTTACTTATACTAAAAAACGCTTGATACCCTGTTGGAAAAGTGACCATCTCTGAACAAGTGAGCTTTATTAATCAAACGGGACCGTATCGATTGGAAAGGCAGTTTGGGTTTATTTAGATCAGATTTGTGAAGTATATATTTAAACGTGTGAAGCATGATAAGAGTATAAGCtgaatgaaacagaaaaggCTAACTAGCTAGCTCACCCGTAGCATTAGTTAGGTTTTGGGACAACTCTTGTATGACTGAACCCCTCCACCACCCCCCCCAAAACAACCCGCCGCCCcagacaacacaacaacagccaGGCAGGGCGTGCGGGCTCAGCGCCGACCACGAAACACCACCTCCCTCCCGGGCTGCAGCCGCCACAAACAGGAGAGTAAGAAGATTAGAAAATATCTCAATAGTCGCGAGTAAACTATGCTGGAGCACCGACTTCTTACCTTTCGTTTTTTTAGAGTTTCGCAGATTAGTATTTCTTGTCGCACTTCcaatttttttctcagtttacaaacactgacaggaaacaccacCGGAAGTGCTCCCCGGGGAGAGTCGTGATTGGTCAGACGTTCAGTCACGTGATAGAAGCGGAATGACCCACATTGGCGGCCATAATTGTAAGGGACTGGTGGTGGACTCTGTTGTTTGGGACAAAGAGTAAAGTTTTAAAGAGTACATTCCCACGTGGCTAATAATTCTCCAGTCCTGGggaaatattttttaactgGTTTTAAAGTATTAAGTATTTGGCGAGGTTAACATTCACTCAACACAAAAAACCCattgtcattttacatttattaagaATACAAACCttctatttattcattcattcatcaatgATGGTCATAAAATTTCTCAGCTGAGAAACTCCTTACATTATGTCAGCTTGTTAAATTACGCTAAGTACAACTCTCAGTTTGGTACCATGTAGGTTTGTGTCAGGCGATTATAAACAGACAAAGGCTACACATCTGATAAGTTGTGATTTCAGTCACAAATCATTTCCCAGTCTCTCAATTTCATCAAGAAAGAAGTCCGTATCTTTCTGGGTAACAAGGGGAGAGAACACAACCACACGGAAAAAGTTGACCTTGTTTCCCAGAGGCTGATAGCCCACCATCATAGTGCCTTGTTTCATCATGCGTTCCTTGATGACTGGAGCTACcttttaaccaaaaaaaaaaggaatagcaaaaaaacacatgcacacagttaACTGTTAGATTCAGAACAGCTGAAAACTTGAAGATGGTGcctatatgttttttttaaacaaagcatGCACACTACAAATAATTGAAGGGTTGAAATCGAATGTTTAATTTGTGTGCAATATGTGTAGCCAGTCCACTGatgtaataaataaacttaCTTTTGCCAGTCTCTCCCAGTAATCtgcatttccttccttccctctcaaACTGGGTGGTATAAACCAAAAGCATACATTCACAAACTCCGGCTGTCCATGGAGACAAATACAGACAAGTAATCAACAttttgcagacaaaaaaaagcaactaATCTTTCTCAGTGTCCTTGAAAAATTAACCTACATCACCCAAAAGATGGAAcccttctcttttcttcatctGCTCCACCAGGTACCTGCAGGAGATTTGCTAAATTGTCACATTATGTTGGATCAGAACTCAGCTCCATGCTTTTGTTAAAAAAGTTAAGCATGTTCCTCCTGTATTGGAAAATATTCACTAGTAAGCAAAGACTAGGTGACTGAGGGGCATAGATATCAAAAGTAGTCTTAATGTGCTGTGCAAGATAAACCCACTTATTCCCtttttctttgatgttttgctCACTTGACCTAAACTATCTCAAGTTTATCTTGTGCTGGAGCTGCATGCGTTATTTACCTAACATGGATAAAAGCTTTGTCTACACGCTCTGCCAGGCCGATGGAGCCAACAGCCTTCCACATCAACCACAGCTTCAGACAGTCAACTTTACGGCTGCACTGTACTGACTTATCCCCGACGTCCAGATTCATGTCGTAGAATTTGTCTTGCTGGAAGAGGTATGTGGCATTGGCGCTGTGGCACTGCTTCAACAAGTTCTGAGGACAAGTAGAGATGAATGGCTGTCAAAGAAGTTTGTacttaatcatttaaaaaaaaaaaactttatcagGTAATTTTCAAATTGTGAAACCAAACCGTGGTATCCTTTAGCAGCAAGACAGAACACTGCAAGCCAGCCACCAGCATCTTGTGTGGATTCCAGGCTACTGAATTTgctcttttcacacacacagacacacacaaacacacacacacaataaaaaatgtattgtttgtatGCGCTGTATGACCATATCTGCCTAACTTTACTCATGTACAGGCAAAATGTTGCCTTCTTTATAATGCAAAATGCATGCTCCTGGCATGCATATTAATACCTGTCAACACCTTTCATCAGATGTCTGTGTTGCTTGGAAAAGAGCACACTCCCTCCCCAGGCAgcctgaaacaaacaacaaaacagacatGACTCTACAGGTTGTAAAATTTTTACAAACGCAACACAAGTCTCGCAAAATCTGAGGCTTGTCAACAGATATGAATTTATCCTCCACCAGGTGACTCACGTCCACGTGCATCCAGAGCTTGTGGTTCTCACAGACATCAGCTATGCGGTGCAGCGGGTCAAAGGCACCCTGCACTGTGGTCCCTGATGTGCAGCTTACAAGGAAAGGCACTGCACCCTGGTAGAAACAAACTGACAATGAATACAGCTTCCTGGTACTTTCTGGTTTGCAGGAACGCACCAGTTTTTATGGTTTGTTATATCTTGTGGATGGATAATAATTGTTAAAAACTGAGTACTTATTAAACGTCAGTGCAGTCAGGACACTCATGTCAAcctttttaaccatttattgcATATTAGTTTGGTGTGAGAGTAGGCACCAGTGTAGCAGTGGAGGATACAGAGCTCAGCAATGTTGTATACAGACTGAATGAAATGTTCACCTACTGAGAGAAATAGGTcatagacatacagtatgtatttggAGGGTCTACTGGAACATGTGACTATAAAATCTTCCAAGCCTGCCTGAACTACCTGAGATTTTGCCAGCTTTATCTTTTCATCCAGGTCCTCTGGACTCATGCGGCCTCTGCAGCACATTAGAGAACatagaaaaaagacaaatacacatAAGCAAGGTGATGCTATAGAACCCTGAGAGccataatgattattttcattatcgactGATCTATCAATTTATTcgtttaatctataaaatgtcagaaaatagtggaaaaataCCCAGCTCATACTGCTAGAGCCAAAGTTAATGTCACTGAATTGCTCGTTTTGActgaccaaaaccaaaatatattcaatttacaagaatataaaatagagaaaaccTGTAAAtcctcatttttatttattaagttataaccagagaatttggggcatttttgcttgataaatgactcaaacaatcaattgattttgaaaattgatggactaatttattaattaatcactCAGTTCTTGAAATGAACAATACATTACCCATCATCCACTTTCACCAAGATGACATTGTCTATCCCAATGCCCAAAAAGGCAGCCCCTTTCTTCACAGAGTAATGGCTCTGtaaaaacataagaaatgttcctttaagtcatatttatgtaaaaacaacacacaaactacaATGTGATCCTCAATGAACACCTCTGATAGTTTCAGTCCACTCTACATCATCAATATGTGTTAAACAGCCATTCCTGACCTCTGGAGAAGTAAAGATGGCTAATCGCGGGAGAGCCCACAGCCCCTGGCTTTTGACCTCTGGGAAGAGTCGGTAGCGTGCAAGATTCATGGCATACATGTTGGAGGTAGACCCACCAGGGCAGAAAATACCATCACCTTCTGTCCAGCCAACCAGCAAACGCAGCCCTCTCAGAACCTCATTCTCCATCAGCACAAACACTGGGGCCACCTCATAGGTGAAGctgcatttcacacacacagaatgtcATTAATGAAGATAGTGCTAATAAATGAATACAGCTAAAAGATAGTATAAATAAAGATGGTTGACACAACATTGTGAACACctataaaataaaagcactaCTATTATAATACACTACTATAATTCAGCTTTTGTGCTGAAAACTCTCTGTGGTGATTTTTTAGGTTGTATGTTGCATTATATGCTTTATTTGGACCACACAGTACCATGAATGACCATAAATTACAGccttgaaaaataaaacacctaCATAACAAAGTCTCAacataaactgaatgttttaaGTTTCTCAAAGGTCGTATTTGTTGCATTCCAtctataatatattaataataatatctaaTATTATATTTCAGAGATGTTCTGCTTAACTGTCttatattttatgttgattCTTACAGGTTAGTGTTGAGAGCCTCAGTGAGGAACCGACCAGCCAAGGAATGGTAGTCCACCCCGGCAaactgttgattaaaaaaacgCGGGTGACctgaaacaaaccaaaaaaaaaaaaaaagcctcattgACCCTCAATCACATTATTAGTGAATGAGGGTCAATCAATTTCAGTCAGTTTCCTTGCTGTCTCTGGCAGTCTTACTTGTCTTGACGCTGTACTTGGCGACATCTCTTACTCTCTCTAGGAGCCTACATTGTGGCTCCCCCATCTCTCTCAACTCCAGATCCAGCAGCTGAGCCAGCTCCTCTGGCTCTTTCCACTCACAAACCTGCAGGAATAAAACATGGGTTATGAGTTTTGTTCCGAACACTCGCTGTGATGTGACAGTATTGTGATTTTAGATGTCATGTGAGACCTTCTGTTTGATGTCTGTGCCCTTGCAGAGCACTTCTTCCACAATAATTTTGAAGGCTTCATTCAAGAAGAGTTGGCCCTCAGAGTGGTTAGTAAGAGGCTCATTCAGGTCATGCAGACTAGCTGGTTTCTTGGCCTGCCCATCTGCTGTTATTGTAATGATTAAACACAGAAAGACACTTCTATCAAAAGttacttttaataaaaacagacat is a genomic window of Thunnus maccoyii chromosome 4, fThuMac1.1, whole genome shotgun sequence containing:
- the znf740b gene encoding zinc finger protein 740b — its product is MTHHSNNPVRDHMKWAGLLGCEAVLSSMALMQANNIPGQKKMMSTLGQGHRASPESHQTHSQHSHNHHGHQVHHGQSHSHMGHLSAGSCPPLLIRKDGDYHSSRMMDGKDMQANQNMQPKKKHKKSGSSHKVKEKVEPLLPPIDMDVDSSLKVQKNFICDHCYGAFRSSYHLKRHILTHTGEKPFACDACDMRFIQRYHLDRHKRVHSGEKPYQCDRCHQNFSRTDRLLRHRRLCTVGISKEENQSCCDTRASGYSQDASAHPASWSPLQPSNNRLTV
- the csad gene encoding cysteine sulfinic acid decarboxylase yields the protein MSHQLFKSMDMANMLSFSSDGQAKKPASLHDLNEPLTNHSEGQLFLNEAFKIIVEEVLCKGTDIKQKVCEWKEPEELAQLLDLELREMGEPQCRLLERVRDVAKYSVKTSHPRFFNQQFAGVDYHSLAGRFLTEALNTNLFTYEVAPVFVLMENEVLRGLRLLVGWTEGDGIFCPGGSTSNMYAMNLARYRLFPEVKSQGLWALPRLAIFTSPESHYSVKKGAAFLGIGIDNVILVKVDDGGRMSPEDLDEKIKLAKSQGAVPFLVSCTSGTTVQGAFDPLHRIADVCENHKLWMHVDAAWGGSVLFSKQHRHLMKGVDRANSVAWNPHKMLVAGLQCSVLLLKDTTNLLKQCHSANATYLFQQDKFYDMNLDVGDKSVQCSRKVDCLKLWLMWKAVGSIGLAERVDKAFIHVRYLVEQMKKREGFHLLGDPEFVNVCFWFIPPSLRGKEGNADYWERLAKVAPVIKERMMKQGTMMVGYQPLGNKVNFFRVVVFSPLVTQKDTDFFLDEIERLGNDL